Sequence from the Lysobacter solisilvae genome:
CGGCATCTGGTATGCGTGGCGAGCCTGCGCGAAGCGGCCCTGGACCAGGCTTTGTCGCAGGAGGTTCACGACCTGCCCGGCGCCATCCGCGCCGGCGCCACCGCGCAGTACGTCGCCCAGCGCAATGCGGCGCACGAGGTGCTGCGAGGCCACGGGGTCATGGTGCTGGACGTCGCCTGCGACCAGCTGGCCGCGGCCCTGGTCGACAAATACCTGGCGGTGAAGCGCGACGGACTGCTGTAGTCGTCCGGGCGGCTTCGCGAACGAGTCAGCGGCGGGATTGCCGGATCGCAGGCGCGGGCGACTGCGATTGCTGCATCGACAGCGGGTGACCCCGGACGACCTCGCGGGCTCGAGGATGGATCGCGGCGAACTCACCCAGGTGGTTTGTAACCCGTGCCCTGCGTGTGCCTGGCGCAGCTACCGGCGGGAGACAGGGCCGCACCGCCCACCGTCCCGCGACCCCCAAAAGCAGAACGGCCCGCCAAGGCGGGCCGTCCGGGTCGAACGTTGCGGCTTACTTCCGGCTGGAGTTGTTGCCGCCGTTGGTGCAGCCACCGACGAAGGCCCAGTTGTAGCCGATGATCTTGTTTTCCGAGCAGACGTTGCCGGCGCTGGCGTTGACGCCATAGCCCATCAGCAGCGAGCCGCTCAGCAGGACGTTGCTGCGGATCGTGCTGGCCTTGGAGTTGCCGACCGTGATGCCGCGGCTCGGACCCTGGTTCGGGACCAGGCCGGTGACCATGTTGCGGGAGATTTCCGAGGTGCCGCCGGTGGCGTTGATGCCGACCACCAGGCCGCCGGCGTTGGTCACCATCAGGCCGCTGATCAGGTTGTCATTGACCTGCGACTCCGAACCGGTGACCTGGATGGCGACGGTGCTGCCGGAGTTCGGGCGGCCGCCGGTGTCGACGATGCGGTTGCGCTGGATGACGTGGCCGCCACCATGGATTTCGATCGCGCGGTAGGTGTTCTGGTCGAAGCGGTTGTCTTCGATCAGCGTGCCGGCGTTGTTGGCGCCCGACAGCAGGATGCCGTAGGAGAAGCCGCGGATGCCGCAGCGGCGGACCGTGGTGTTGAGCTTGTCGGCCGAGAAGATGCCGACCGCGTTGGTGGCGTCGCCGGCGGGCAGGCCGCCCAGCTTGTAGTCGTTGCAGTCGATGGTCACGTTGTTGGTCGCGACGGTAATCGCGTTGCCGGTCGTGATCGCCGTCGAGAGGTTGCTCTTCAGGCACCAGGTGCCCTGGGTGCTGATGGTGGCCGGCAGCGTGGTGATCACGCCGGTGCAGTTGTCGTAGCTTTGGGCGGCGTTGGCGCACGGCACCACCGCAGCGGCCAGCAGAAGGCCGATGAACGAACGCAACATGACGATTTCCCCTGTCGAGCGCGGGCCGGGATCGGCGCGCGTGGCAGGAGTCTAGTGTGATGTGGTTCACGGTCTAGGGGTGATGCGTGTCTCGGCGTCAAAAAGCCGACGAACGGTCGAATGCCGGAAAACCGTCTTTCCTGCCACGACAGATCCCGCCAGCGGCAGGGCAGGAACTGACGCATTCGGACCCCTGCCAAAAGTCATGGTTCTCGCGGACTGCGCAAAGTCGTCGCGGCCGCGGGGCCGCCCATGAAGGCTTGCCGCCGCGCAGGTGGGCTGGCGTCCGCAGGCCTTCCCGCGTCCCATGGGCCTTGCCGGCGTCCGGGCCGTCGCCCCGGACGAACGGGCGACGGGGCTGGCTGGCCATCCCCGGACACGCCGACGGCCCGCCGGGGCGGGCCGCCGCGGGGTCTGCCGTTCAGTTGCCGAAATTGCCGCCGGCGTCGGTGCAGCCGACCACGCCGCTGTCCCAGCCGGTATGGCTGTTGTTGCCGCACTGGTTGCCGGGCCCGGACACGATGGCCGTGCCGATCACCGCCGGGTAGGAGAGCAGCTGGTTGCGGTGGATGGAGCCGCCCACGCTGGCGCCGGTGGCTATGCCGAAGGCGTCACCGTCCTCCCCGGGCACCAGGGCGCTGACGTAGTTGCGGGCCACTTCGGTGGCGTTGCCCGTGGCGGTGATGCCCACCACGTCGCCGGTGATCAGGGTCACGGTCATCCCGATGATGCCGTTGTCGGTGATCTGGCTGTGCGAGGCCGCGGAGAGAATGCCGTCGGTCTGGGCCGAGGCGGGCCGCCCGCCGGTATCCACGATGCGGTTGAAGATGACCTGGTGGTTGTTGCCCGACACCACGATCCCGGCATCGGTGTTCTGGTCCAGCCGGTTGTGCTCGATCAGCGCGCCGGAGGAGCCCGTGCCGGCCAGGCGGATGCCGATCTGGAAGCCGCGGACGCCGCAACGGCGCACGACCGTGTTGAGCATGTTCGTGGCCAGGATGCCGGTGGCATTGGTGGACAGGCCGGCCG
This genomic interval carries:
- a CDS encoding right-handed parallel beta-helix repeat-containing protein, which translates into the protein MLRSFIGLLLAAAVVPCANAAQSYDNCTGVITTLPATISTQGTWCLKSNLSTAITTGNAITVATNNVTIDCNDYKLGGLPAGDATNAVGIFSADKLNTTVRRCGIRGFSYGILLSGANNAGTLIEDNRFDQNTYRAIEIHGGGHVIQRNRIVDTGGRPNSGSTVAIQVTGSESQVNDNLISGLMVTNAGGLVVGINATGGTSEISRNMVTGLVPNQGPSRGITVGNSKASTIRSNVLLSGSLLMGYGVNASAGNVCSENKIIGYNWAFVGGCTNGGNNSSRK
- a CDS encoding right-handed parallel beta-helix repeat-containing protein, which encodes MLRTILALLACAVLSPAQAAESYDNCTGTISSLPATINTQGTWCLKANLSTAINTGAAITINTNNVTIDCNDFRIGGLTAGLSTNATGILATNMLNTVVRRCGVRGFQIGIRLAGTGSSGALIEHNRLDQNTDAGIVVSGNNHQVIFNRIVDTGGRPASAQTDGILSAASHSQITDNGIIGMTVTLITGDVVGITATGNATEVARNYVSALVPGEDGDAFGIATGASVGGSIHRNQLLSYPAVIGTAIVSGPGNQCGNNSHTGWDSGVVGCTDAGGNFGN